One part of the Sebastes fasciatus isolate fSebFas1 chromosome 8, fSebFas1.pri, whole genome shotgun sequence genome encodes these proteins:
- the LOC141773195 gene encoding erythroid transcription factor-like yields the protein MMTDYLQLADWSSAVITSLYETVSPDPSHTFLQSPNMSHDTERLAAASHHFINSSHWLDDSSCQSLPPTSIVPSTPGWNSYYGNFYPSPLPGGLSWGRASEPEQRECVSCGTSSAALWRRDTAGRHLCNTCFLQQETTNRPLLRPKRRPVVTQRKGTQCVNCLTGTTTLWRRNCAGEPVCNACGLYYKLHQVNRPLAMKKDGIQTRNRKVTNKNKRSRKSDQSETKLSMLVPPTEEAIMVHTAAL from the exons ATGATGACAGATTATTTGCAGCTAGCTGATTGGTCTTCTGCTGTCATCACATCTCTGTACGAAACG GTTAGTCCCGACCCTTCACACACCTTCCTCCAATCACCAAACATGTCCCATGATACCGAGCGGCTGGCTGCTGCCAGTCACCACTTCATCAATTCCTCCCACTGGTTGGACGActccagctgtcaatcactgcccCCCACCAGCATCGTCCCATCAACACCTGGATGGAACAGTTACTATGGCAACTTTTACCCCTCCCCGTTACCTGGCGGTCTGTCATGGGGACGGGCCAGTGAACCAG agCAGCGTGAGTGTGTGAGCTGTGGGACAAGCAGCGCTGCcctgtggaggagagacactgCAGGTCGTCACCTGTGTAACACCTGCTTCCTCCAGCAGGAAACCACCAACAGACCACTGCTGAGGCCAAAGAGGAGACCT GTTGTGACTCAGAGAAAAGGAACTCAGTGTGTGAACTGTTTGACTGGAACAACGACGCTGTGGAGGAGAAACTGTGCAGGAGAACCAGTCTGCAACGCCTGTGGCCTCTACTACAAACTACACCAG GTCAACAGGCCGCTGGCGATGAAGAAAGACGGAATCCAAACCAGAAACCGTAAAGTAACCAATAAGAACAAGAGAAGCAGGAaatctgaccaatcagagactaAGCTGTCTATGCTGGTCCCGCCCACCGAGGAGGCCATCATGGTTCACACAGCTGCCCTgtga
- the cdk20 gene encoding cyclin-dependent kinase 20: MEQYSILGRIGEGAHGIVFKAKHIETGETVALKKVSLRRLEDGIPNQALREIKALQEIEDNQHVVKLKDVFPHGTGFVLVFDFMLSDLSEVIRNSQRPLTPAQVKGYMMMLLKGVAFLHHNNIMHRDLKPANLLISSSGHLKIADFGLARLFSEQGERLYSHQVATRWYRAPELLYGARKYDEGVDLWAVGCIFGELLNLSPLFPGENDIEQLCCVLRVLGTPTQDSWPEIVELPDYNKITFKENPAIPLEEIVPDTSPQAVDLLYKFLVYPSKQRCSARQALLHPFFFSSPLPAHHSELPIPQRGGRPPRQRLQAPPADFSVDLPLQNSVVDPELLQGHASCL; this comes from the exons ATGGAGCAGTACAGTATTCTGGGTCGGATCGGAGAAGGAGCCCACGGCATCGTCTTCAAGGCCAAACACATCGAG ACTGGAGAGACGGTGGCTCTGAAGAAAGTGTCCCTGAGGCGTCTGGAGGACGGCATCCCCAACCAGGCTCTGAGGGAGATCAAGGCCCTGCAGGAGATCGAGGACAACCAGCAT gtggtgaagctgaaggacGTCTTCCCTCATGGCACAGGCTTCGTCCTGGTGTTTGACTTCATGCTGTCCGACCTCTCTGAGGTCATCAGGAACTCTCAGCGACCTTTGACCCCGGCTCAGGTCAAAGGTtacatgatgatgctgctgaaGGGCGTGGCTTTCCtgcatcacaacaacatcatgCACCGG gaccTGAAGCCAGCGAACCTCCTCATCAGCTCTTCAGGTCATCTGAAGATCGCAGACTTTGGCTTGGCCAGATTGTTCAGTGAGCAGGGAGAGAGGCTGTACAGCCACCAGGTGGccaccag GTGGTACAGAGCACCTGAGCTGCTGTACGGAGCCAGAAAGTACGACGAGGGAGTCGATCTATG GGCGGTGGGCTGTATCTTCGGGGAGCTGCTGAACTTGTCTCCTCTGTTTCCTGGAGAGAACGACATTGAACAGCTCTGCTGCGTCCTCAGAGTGCTGGGAACTCCAACACAGGACAGCTGGCCT GAGATCGTGGAGTTGCCAGATTACAATAAAATCACCTTTAAGGAGAACCCAGCGATCCCATTGGAGGAGATCGTCCCTGACACGTCGCCTCAGGCCGTCGATCTGCTCTACAAGTTCCTGGTTTATCCGTCCAAACAGCGCTGCTCCGCCAGACAg GCTCTCCTCCATccattcttcttctcctctcctcttcctgctcacCACTCAGAGCTGCCCATCCCTCAGCGGGGGGGCCGACCCCCCCGCCAGCGCCTGCAGGCTCCGCCCGCTGACTTCTCCGTGGACCTGCCCCTGCAGAACAGCGTGGTAGACCCCGAGCTTCTGCAGGGACATGCATCATGCCTCTGA